The genomic segment CCGAAATACAAGCTGAACGGCAAGTCCGTTTCAGAGCCCTTGCTTACCTTCAAACGGGGAGCTGTGGTCCACTTCGCGATGTCCGATTCAGAAATCTCGATGACGACGGAACTGAAAGGCGACAGCACCTACTTCCTGCCCTTCAATAAGGGCAATAACGGTCATGCAGGCAACGCGCCAAGAGATGATGGTGAATACCCAGTGGCTTACTTCTGGGAATCTGTGTGTACCTGGGAAAGCTGGCTCCGGATTTTCCATAGCTTTGTTTATGTTGAGACCAAAGAAAAGGTCGATAAGCACGGAAAGCCCTTCAAGGCTGAGACCCTGATCTTCCCGCGCTATCATCAGTTCGAAGCTGTAAACAAGATGATTCAGGACGTGAAGAAAAACGGGCCTGGTAAGCAGTATCTAAACGAGCACAGTGCCGGTTCCGGTAAAACCAGTACCATTGCCTGGACAGCTCACGATCTAATCAAGATCCGCCACGATGACGGTACACCGTACTTCAACTCGGTCATCATTGTGACTGATAGAACGGTCTTGGATTCCCAGTTGCAAGACGCTGTGAAGCAGCTTGACCATCAGTTCGGTGTTATTGAGGCAATTGACTCTCAACAGTTCGGTGACTCAAAGAGTAAGCGCCTGGCGCAGGCCCTGAAAGAAGGGGTGCCCATTATTGTTGTGACGATCCAGACCTTCCCGTTTGCAATGGAAACGATTCTTACCGACAGAACGCTAAAAGATCGAAACTTCGCAGTCATTATCGACGAGGCTCACACCAGTCAGACCGGCAGCACCGCCCAAGGCCTTCGTGCGGCCCTGTCCATGGACTCCAAGAAGAAAATGGATCAGATGGACATTGAAGAGGTGCTGCTTGAGATCCAGAAATCCCGTGTACAGCCTTTGAATGTCTCTCATTTTGCGTTTACGGCCACACCCAAGCATACGACCATGACATTGTTCGGACGTCGTCCTGACCCTTCTCAGCCGCCTTCTGATATCAATAAGCCGGAATCCTTCCATAGGTATACCCAGAGGCAGGCCATTGAGGAAGGATTTATCCTGGATGTGCTTCAGAACTATATTCCCTATCGCGAAGCCTATCGATTGGGTGTTCAGGGCGTTGAGGATAAACGTGTCGATAAAAAGTTGGCTAACAGAGCACTGGCCCGCTGGAAATCTTTGCACCCAACCAACGTGACCCAGAAGGTTGAGTTCATCGCAAACCACTTCATGAACTCCGTTGCGAATCTTCTCGATGGTGAAGCCAAGGCTATGGTGGTTACCAGTGGTCGAGCCCAGGCTGTGAAGTACAAAATGGCCTTCGACAAATACATCAAGAAGCATGACCTTCATGGGATCAAGGCCCTAGTGGCCTTTTCTGGCAAGGTGCCAGGCCAAGATCTTGGCGAGGATGATCCTAAAGACCCTCTCGGATTCGATCCTGAATCTGATTACACCGAATACAACCTGAACCCCGACGCAGAAGGTAAAGATCTCCGTAACGCGTTTGATGAGGCTCAGTTCAACGTCATGATTGTGGCCAATAAGTTTCAGACTGGTTTCAACCAGCCGAAGCTGGTGGCCATGTACTTGGATAAGAAAATTAGTGGTGTCGAAGCTGTACAGACACTCTCCCGATTAAACCGAACTTATCCAGGCAAAGAAGAAACTTACGTCATCGACTTTGTGAACGATCCTGAAGCCATTCTGAATGCTTTTAAATCCTACGATGAAGGCGCGGAGATGGCAGAGGTTCAGGACCTCAATGTCGTCTATGAGATCAAATCAGAGCTGGATAACGCTGGGATCTACAACCAGTCAGACCTTGAGCATTTCAAAACGGCTCGTGGAAGATTCTTGGTCGGCAAAGATGTCCCTGAAAATGTTCATAAGCGCCTTTACTCTGCAACCCAGCGGCCCACGGATATTTACAACTCAAAGCTCAATGAACTGTCTGACGCCATCAAGGAGTGGGATAAGGCCTTTGAAAAGGCCTTTGAAGCGAAGGACGAAAAAGGCATGTCCCATGCTGAGGCTAAGCGCAGTGAACTCAGCAAGGAGCGGGAAGAATACAAGCAATTCAAAACGGTTCTTGCCCGATTTGTTCGTGTCTACAACTACATTGCCCAGCTTGTTGAATTGAGTGATGCAGAGCTTGAGAACTTTGCAGCGTTCTCCAAGCTTTTGAGTCGCAGGCTTGAAGGCGTGACTCCTGAGAATGTAGATCTTTCTGGTATCATTTTGACCCACTACGCAATCAAAAAGGTGGACGGTGATACTGAAGGAGAGGCTGAGCCGGTTCGCCCTATTACCGGTGGTGGTGGAGAACCTATTGATCGTGAAAAGGAATTCCTGACACAGATTATCGGCCACCTTAACGACATCTTTGGTGATGTGTCTGACCAAGATACCCGAGAGAACTTTTTTGAAGGGTCCTACAAATCCCTTTTCAACGACTCAAAGGTTGCCGAGCAGGTTGATAAAAACACCAAAGAGCAGGCCTTACAGGGCGATCTGATGAAGGTACTGGTGAATAAGGTCTTTGGTTTGAGAAATGACTACAAGGACTTGTCTGACGTTGTCTTTAAAGATGAGGACGCGTTGGCTGCATTTGCCTCACTTCTCATCGACAAGCGGAAGCATGATCTCGAAAACAAAAACTGAATGAGACTATACTATACGTAAGGTTAAAAAACTTTGCGTATAGTCGCTCCACCGATTCTATTGGTATTTCCTGTAATACAGAATTTTCTCCTCCGGAATTGGTGTCTTGGCGAGTCCCAGCTTCATCGCTGGCGTAATTTTCCGAGTTGATCGACTGCAATAGTTGTAATGAATCCTGAATATGTCGCCAACGATGGTGTACATCTCAGGGTTGTATGCTGAATAGCCATGCCAGATTCTTCCCATTCCTGTTCCAGACTGAAACGGTCTCTCGAAATACATGGACATCCTACGGATATTCATAAAGAACCTGTCTACAGGGGCGAGAGTGACCATCCGGTACAGGTTCGCCTGGTGCATCGTGTCGTACTTGGAAAGATCCGTGACAGCGGCCACCATCTTCTCTGGCTCAGCTTTTGAAACCCATGGGTGCTCTATCCACCACTCAGGTGAGTTCGGGATTTTAATAGGCTTCTTGAGGCGCTCAGCGATGATGTTGTTCGTCACCTCCATCAGATCCTTGAAGGTCAGCTGCCTCACAGGGATC from the Marinobacter sp. MDS2 genome contains:
- a CDS encoding type I restriction endonuclease subunit R, whose product is MPQAHHEINLEAYVTKKLVANGWLEGNPEKYDRHLAMYPDDVVDWVKASQPEKWDKLYAINGEDTRNVLLSRLEKELNSKNGGTINVIRHGLSIAGAGRIDMSQCAPEDKNNEILIDKYKANRLRVVRQVKFNTTREWSIDLVFFINGIPTATVELKTDFTQSIEDAITQYKQDRLPKYKLNGKSVSEPLLTFKRGAVVHFAMSDSEISMTTELKGDSTYFLPFNKGNNGHAGNAPRDDGEYPVAYFWESVCTWESWLRIFHSFVYVETKEKVDKHGKPFKAETLIFPRYHQFEAVNKMIQDVKKNGPGKQYLNEHSAGSGKTSTIAWTAHDLIKIRHDDGTPYFNSVIIVTDRTVLDSQLQDAVKQLDHQFGVIEAIDSQQFGDSKSKRLAQALKEGVPIIVVTIQTFPFAMETILTDRTLKDRNFAVIIDEAHTSQTGSTAQGLRAALSMDSKKKMDQMDIEEVLLEIQKSRVQPLNVSHFAFTATPKHTTMTLFGRRPDPSQPPSDINKPESFHRYTQRQAIEEGFILDVLQNYIPYREAYRLGVQGVEDKRVDKKLANRALARWKSLHPTNVTQKVEFIANHFMNSVANLLDGEAKAMVVTSGRAQAVKYKMAFDKYIKKHDLHGIKALVAFSGKVPGQDLGEDDPKDPLGFDPESDYTEYNLNPDAEGKDLRNAFDEAQFNVMIVANKFQTGFNQPKLVAMYLDKKISGVEAVQTLSRLNRTYPGKEETYVIDFVNDPEAILNAFKSYDEGAEMAEVQDLNVVYEIKSELDNAGIYNQSDLEHFKTARGRFLVGKDVPENVHKRLYSATQRPTDIYNSKLNELSDAIKEWDKAFEKAFEAKDEKGMSHAEAKRSELSKEREEYKQFKTVLARFVRVYNYIAQLVELSDAELENFAAFSKLLSRRLEGVTPENVDLSGIILTHYAIKKVDGDTEGEAEPVRPITGGGGEPIDREKEFLTQIIGHLNDIFGDVSDQDTRENFFEGSYKSLFNDSKVAEQVDKNTKEQALQGDLMKVLVNKVFGLRNDYKDLSDVVFKDEDALAAFASLLIDKRKHDLENKN